Proteins from one Bartonella sp. HY328 genomic window:
- a CDS encoding ABC transporter substrate-binding protein, whose translation MFNLKFGNLVKASTAIAACLFATISFAQAEKTQYPLTINNCGRVLTFDKAPQTVVSAGQNSTEILYLLGLSDKVKATALWFNPVLPEFTEVNSKIERLADNVPSFESVVNKKPDLVASQYEWLVGPVGTIGTYEQFNEVKIPVYNSPADCDGKDNSAGSDGLRSTPFEMALIYKEIDELSKIFDVQDRGQEVINSLKAREKAAIEKVKGLPKDKISGFMWYSSMELEMDPYVAGTKGAPNYMFEVFGIKNIIASEHEWPMVGWETIVKSNPTIIVAATMERRRFPADDIKVKEEFLQKDPVASLMDAAKNKHIIELDVQAMNGSIHTIEGIEIIADALEKFKLDK comes from the coding sequence ATGTTCAATTTAAAGTTCGGAAATTTGGTTAAGGCAAGCACTGCAATTGCTGCCTGCCTTTTTGCAACAATTTCTTTTGCACAAGCTGAAAAAACCCAATACCCGTTAACAATTAACAATTGCGGACGGGTTCTTACCTTTGATAAAGCACCGCAAACTGTTGTTTCTGCAGGTCAAAACAGCACCGAAATTTTGTATCTTCTTGGTCTTTCTGATAAGGTGAAGGCAACCGCACTTTGGTTTAACCCAGTTTTGCCTGAATTTACCGAAGTAAACAGCAAGATTGAGCGTCTTGCTGACAATGTTCCAAGCTTTGAATCAGTTGTTAATAAAAAGCCTGATCTTGTTGCTAGTCAATATGAGTGGCTTGTTGGCCCTGTTGGTACCATTGGCACTTATGAGCAATTTAACGAGGTGAAGATTCCTGTTTATAATTCACCTGCTGATTGCGATGGCAAGGATAACTCAGCCGGTAGTGATGGTCTTCGTAGCACACCGTTTGAAATGGCGTTGATCTATAAAGAAATTGACGAATTATCAAAAATTTTCGACGTACAAGATCGCGGACAAGAAGTAATCAATAGCTTAAAAGCTCGCGAAAAAGCAGCAATTGAAAAAGTAAAAGGCCTACCAAAAGATAAAATTTCTGGTTTTATGTGGTATTCAAGCATGGAACTCGAAATGGATCCTTATGTTGCAGGTACAAAGGGCGCACCAAACTATATGTTTGAAGTTTTTGGCATCAAAAACATTATTGCTTCAGAACATGAATGGCCAATGGTTGGTTGGGAAACAATCGTTAAATCTAACCCAACAATTATCGTTGCTGCAACCATGGAACGCCGCCGTTTTCCTGCCGATGATATCAAGGTCAAGGAAGAGTTTCTTCAAAAAGATCCTGTTGCAAGCTTGATGGATGCTGCTAAAAACAAACATATCATTGAACTTGATGTGCAAGCGATGAATGGTTCAATCCATACAATTGAAGGCATTGAAATCATTGCTGACGCTTTGGAAAAATTCAAACTCGATAAATAA